A genomic stretch from Anaerolinea thermophila UNI-1 includes:
- a CDS encoding three-Cys-motif partner protein TcmP gives MKTENSFFEEAKEWSCRKMAIVEKYLDGFTKILGNRASSSLVYIDGFAGRGIYGNDIKGSPVRAAELASGKYSNILQCVFVEKDDDNFNDLQQYTTQYYSCVEIYKGELSEYADKILSDAGDRAVLVFLDAFGVKGMGWKTVQKFISRKFITDCWLRLDHRTILRLLGYIDSDSKDARGKLDLLIETFGISDLNLLRQLTDAPSSLERIQKVVKLYQSRLKSCMGQNGFVGSYPIISLDGQKKYHLMFACKNRKAAVLANDIVNTVEDDLPVKQAEYQEHIRFQKTNQPSLLELTPSLEEIFHYKVNGLKQKILELLQSQSDILTIHYELLNQNPDLFGTFRRKHLTKALSELQEEGCIELDGAPSKEITKVYRLK, from the coding sequence ATGAAAACAGAAAACTCATTTTTTGAGGAAGCAAAAGAGTGGTCATGCCGAAAAATGGCGATTGTAGAAAAGTATCTAGATGGGTTTACAAAAATTTTAGGTAACAGAGCTTCTTCAAGCTTGGTTTACATTGATGGCTTTGCAGGAAGAGGAATATACGGCAACGATATAAAAGGGTCTCCCGTGAGAGCAGCTGAACTTGCTTCCGGGAAATATTCAAACATCTTACAATGTGTTTTCGTCGAGAAAGATGATGACAATTTCAATGACTTGCAACAGTACACTACTCAGTATTACTCTTGTGTTGAAATCTACAAAGGGGAACTTTCGGAATATGCTGACAAGATTCTGAGTGATGCGGGCGACAGAGCTGTATTAGTTTTTCTAGATGCCTTTGGTGTCAAAGGGATGGGATGGAAAACGGTTCAAAAATTCATATCACGTAAGTTCATAACAGACTGCTGGCTTAGACTTGATCACCGAACCATTCTTCGATTGCTTGGATACATCGACTCCGATTCCAAAGATGCACGGGGTAAACTAGACCTTTTAATTGAAACTTTTGGAATCTCTGATCTTAATTTATTGCGTCAATTAACTGATGCCCCGTCATCACTAGAAAGAATACAAAAGGTTGTGAAGTTATATCAATCTCGTCTAAAAAGCTGTATGGGACAAAATGGATTTGTTGGATCATACCCGATCATTTCTTTGGACGGACAAAAAAAGTACCATTTGATGTTTGCATGTAAGAACCGAAAAGCAGCGGTCCTTGCAAATGATATTGTGAATACCGTGGAAGATGACTTACCGGTTAAGCAAGCTGAATACCAAGAGCATATTCGCTTTCAAAAAACAAATCAGCCTTCTCTATTAGAGCTTACACCCTCTTTGGAGGAAATATTTCATTACAAGGTAAATGGTTTGAAGCAAAAAATATTAGAACTCCTTCAATCCCAGTCGGATATACTAACTATTCACTATGAACTACTGAATCAAAATCCTGATTTATTTGGAACTTTTCGTAGAAAACACCTTACAAAAGCTCTAAGTGAGTTACAAGAGGAAGGTTGCATTGAACTCGATGGTGCACCAAGCAAAGAGATTACAAAAGTCTATCGCCTAAAATAG
- a CDS encoding helicase-related protein, with the protein MAHNFITNAKQQNLKERIQTLIRHSQELKFLVGYFYFSGWRELYKALQTRWTNARSANTPFSIKILVGLDTDLHMGRVIEIADPEASQCSQDELVGRYFASLRSALRDEDFDTQEFYEQVSFFLELLESGSLQIRKALDPNHAKLYLFCLDEDGRSLINAPGRFITGSSNLTRAGLSDQQEFNVEIGDYGWEDAEEYFNDLWEQAIPLSEKPEHKEKIVRVIRRQTQVAEITPFEAYALVLKTYLDLMELKSLSPHIKRIMQARGYKVYRYQEEAVQQALTVLNQYGGVILADVVGLGKSIIASWLARERNGRGLVICPPALMGDPKTRDSGWYKYLSDFGLHDWDVYSLGSLDKVQEYLSTYGDDVTTIIVDEAHRFRNEDTEAYERLSQICANRGVILLTATPFNNTPLDIFALLKLFIPPGKSTLTLDERLAARFARYNSEFRKLSYILRYYNAGGEKQKRAENYYTDIFEDLPPIQVSRVQREVQRLADEIRAVIEPVIIRRNRLDLKKDPVYSQEVTELSEVADPVQLFYELTPEQSHFYDQVIHDFFGEEGQFCGAIYQPFAYEKQSQGEKLEEEFTYQQQRNLYDFMRRLLVKRFESSFGAFAQSIENFIRIHEIVLTFIENTGKYILDRTLIEKIWEEDEETIEEALVAFANRLAEKPDLNPRHDRIYEIAKFDESEKFIEDIRADLTLLKNIRQRIEALNLVHQDPKSRCLVEAVKEILEAKPKPGEPRRKVVIFSEYQDTIAHIAPQIQAAFPGRVLVAQGTLSKSFFDDLLANFDASYSKGKQRDDYDIILATDKLSEGVNLNRAGACINYDIPWNPTRVIQRLGRINRIGAKVFDTLHIYNFFPTEQGAEVVKSREIAAQKMFLIHNTLGEDAKIFAPDETPSPAELFKRLNTNPEEAEEESLLTAIRREFFDIQEQFPEIVKGLPDFPPRVKTAKRDKSNELLVFRRKGLQLFIHAVPNTKDDKSEVQALSLEEAIPHIRCQPDTPREALSANFWSAYEAVKEHREHIPMPQSEQSLSVKAENNLRSALANHAADLQEYLPFIQTLLRDLKEFQTLPKYTLRRLASVEMNGKVSQKDLQRFRSELEMLRRTLGEDYLELIERRAREFRSEIVIAVENIAGDETIENVE; encoded by the coding sequence ATGGCTCACAACTTCATCACCAACGCCAAACAGCAAAATCTGAAAGAGCGCATCCAAACCCTCATTCGACACAGCCAGGAACTGAAATTCCTGGTGGGGTACTTCTACTTCTCCGGCTGGCGGGAACTCTACAAGGCATTACAGACTCGCTGGACGAACGCACGTTCGGCCAATACCCCTTTTTCCATCAAAATTCTGGTCGGGCTGGATACCGACCTGCACATGGGACGGGTCATTGAAATTGCTGACCCGGAAGCGTCCCAATGCAGTCAGGATGAACTGGTAGGACGATATTTTGCTTCTCTGCGCTCCGCCTTGCGAGATGAAGATTTCGACACCCAAGAGTTCTACGAACAGGTCTCTTTCTTCCTGGAACTACTGGAAAGCGGCTCCCTGCAGATTCGTAAGGCTCTCGACCCCAATCATGCCAAACTTTATCTCTTCTGTTTGGATGAAGATGGGCGCTCGCTGATCAACGCCCCCGGACGTTTTATTACCGGTTCGAGCAACCTGACCCGCGCCGGGCTTTCAGATCAGCAGGAATTCAATGTGGAAATCGGGGATTACGGTTGGGAAGACGCCGAAGAATATTTCAACGATCTCTGGGAACAAGCAATCCCCCTCAGTGAAAAGCCAGAACACAAAGAGAAAATCGTCCGCGTGATCCGCCGCCAAACGCAAGTCGCTGAGATTACCCCCTTCGAAGCCTATGCGCTGGTGCTGAAAACGTATCTGGATTTGATGGAACTCAAGTCTCTCAGCCCTCATATCAAGCGGATCATGCAGGCACGGGGATATAAGGTGTACCGTTATCAGGAAGAAGCCGTTCAACAAGCCCTGACAGTTCTCAATCAATATGGGGGTGTCATCCTGGCTGACGTGGTGGGATTGGGAAAATCCATCATTGCCAGTTGGCTGGCACGGGAGCGCAACGGGCGCGGATTGGTGATCTGCCCCCCGGCTTTAATGGGCGACCCAAAAACCCGCGACAGCGGCTGGTACAAATACCTGAGCGATTTTGGGTTGCACGACTGGGATGTGTACTCGCTGGGATCGCTGGACAAGGTGCAGGAATATTTATCCACCTACGGCGATGATGTAACCACCATCATTGTGGATGAAGCCCATCGTTTCCGCAACGAAGACACCGAAGCCTACGAACGCCTCAGCCAGATATGCGCAAATCGGGGTGTGATTCTGCTCACTGCCACACCTTTTAACAACACCCCCTTGGATATCTTCGCCTTGCTTAAACTGTTCATTCCGCCGGGTAAGTCCACTTTGACACTGGATGAGAGGCTTGCCGCACGGTTCGCCCGTTATAACAGCGAGTTTCGCAAACTTTCCTATATCCTGCGGTACTATAATGCGGGTGGCGAAAAACAAAAGCGTGCTGAAAACTACTACACGGATATTTTTGAGGACCTTCCGCCCATTCAGGTCAGCCGGGTACAACGGGAAGTACAGCGTCTCGCCGATGAAATCCGTGCGGTCATCGAGCCGGTAATCATTCGCCGCAACCGCCTCGACCTCAAGAAAGACCCTGTTTATTCACAGGAAGTCACTGAACTTTCAGAAGTTGCCGATCCTGTCCAACTCTTCTACGAACTGACCCCTGAGCAATCCCATTTCTACGATCAGGTCATCCACGATTTCTTTGGGGAAGAAGGACAGTTCTGTGGTGCGATTTACCAGCCTTTCGCCTATGAAAAGCAGTCTCAGGGTGAAAAACTGGAAGAGGAATTTACTTACCAGCAACAGCGCAACCTGTACGATTTCATGCGGCGCTTGCTGGTCAAACGCTTCGAGAGTTCGTTCGGGGCTTTTGCCCAAAGTATTGAAAATTTCATTCGTATTCACGAAATTGTGCTGACTTTTATCGAGAATACCGGAAAATACATCCTGGATCGCACTCTGATTGAAAAGATTTGGGAAGAAGATGAAGAAACCATCGAAGAAGCGCTGGTGGCATTCGCCAACAGGTTGGCAGAGAAGCCCGACCTGAACCCGCGCCATGACCGCATTTATGAAATTGCCAAGTTCGACGAATCCGAGAAGTTCATCGAGGATATTCGGGCTGACCTGACACTGCTTAAGAACATCAGGCAACGGATTGAAGCGCTAAATCTGGTACATCAGGACCCCAAGAGCCGGTGCCTGGTTGAGGCAGTTAAGGAAATCCTGGAAGCAAAACCGAAGCCAGGGGAACCGCGCCGCAAGGTAGTGATCTTCAGCGAGTACCAGGATACCATTGCTCACATTGCCCCTCAAATCCAAGCCGCATTTCCAGGGCGCGTGCTGGTCGCGCAAGGTACGTTGAGTAAGAGTTTCTTCGACGACTTGCTAGCCAATTTTGACGCCAGTTATTCCAAAGGCAAGCAAAGGGATGATTACGATATCATTTTGGCAACGGATAAATTATCCGAAGGCGTTAACCTCAACCGCGCCGGAGCCTGTATCAACTACGATATCCCCTGGAATCCAACCCGCGTCATTCAGCGCCTTGGGCGTATCAACCGCATTGGCGCAAAAGTTTTTGATACGCTCCATATTTACAATTTCTTCCCCACAGAGCAGGGCGCTGAGGTGGTCAAAAGCCGTGAGATTGCCGCCCAAAAGATGTTCCTGATCCATAATACCCTTGGGGAAGACGCTAAAATCTTTGCGCCGGATGAAACTCCATCCCCTGCTGAACTTTTCAAACGCCTCAACACCAATCCGGAAGAAGCAGAAGAAGAAAGTTTGCTCACCGCCATTCGCCGGGAATTCTTCGACATTCAAGAACAATTCCCGGAGATTGTGAAAGGGCTACCGGACTTCCCGCCGCGAGTGAAGACCGCCAAACGCGACAAAAGTAATGAATTGCTGGTATTCCGGCGCAAGGGACTGCAACTTTTCATACATGCTGTACCCAATACAAAGGATGATAAATCAGAAGTACAGGCTCTCTCATTAGAGGAAGCCATTCCACACATTCGGTGTCAGCCCGATACCCCACGGGAAGCGCTCAGCGCCAATTTCTGGTCTGCGTATGAAGCCGTCAAGGAACATCGTGAGCACATTCCCATGCCCCAAAGCGAACAATCCTTGAGCGTCAAAGCCGAAAATAATCTTAGAAGTGCTTTGGCAAATCATGCGGCTGATTTACAGGAATATCTGCCATTTATCCAAACCCTGCTGCGAGACTTGAAAGAGTTCCAGACCCTGCCCAAATACACCCTGCGCCGTCTTGCCAGTGTGGAAATGAACGGAAAAGTTTCCCAAAAAGACCTGCAGCGCTTCCGTTCCGAACTGGAAATGCTACGCCGCACACTCGGCGAGGATTATCTGGAACTCATCGAGCGTCGCGCGAGAGAGTTCCGCAGTGAAATCGTGATTGCGGTGGAAAATATTGCTGGCGATGAAACAATAGAGAATGTTGAATAG
- a CDS encoding DUF4268 domain-containing protein, protein MNPIARLTRVPLRDVWHHEALNFTRWLAENLDLLSDPTGLRLSLVEAEAAAGDFAVDILTEDADGNLVVIENQLERTDHDHLGKLITYMSNHDAKTAIWITSQPRPEHEKAVHWLNETLPDDTSFYLLQVEAVRIDNSPPAPLFTVIAGPSAESRQIGEQRKELARRHILRMEFWDGLLKKARQKSTLFANISPGKDHWISTGAGKSGLTWAYVVLKDHARVELYIDTADSEKNKHYFDALLQHKEQIEASFGAPLEWQRLDEKRAARIAYLIRGHGGLPNQENWDALQDAMIDAMVRLENALKPHLSRLH, encoded by the coding sequence ATGAACCCCATTGCCCGTCTCACCCGTGTCCCCCTGCGCGACGTCTGGCATCACGAAGCCCTGAACTTCACCCGCTGGCTGGCAGAAAACCTTGACCTGCTTTCCGATCCCACCGGTTTGCGCCTTTCGCTGGTGGAAGCTGAAGCCGCCGCCGGAGATTTTGCCGTGGACATCCTGACAGAAGATGCAGATGGCAACCTGGTGGTCATCGAAAATCAACTGGAGCGCACCGATCACGACCACCTGGGCAAACTCATCACCTATATGAGCAACCACGATGCCAAAACGGCAATCTGGATCACCAGCCAGCCGCGCCCCGAACACGAAAAAGCGGTGCACTGGCTCAACGAAACTCTGCCCGACGATACCTCTTTTTACCTGCTTCAGGTCGAAGCAGTACGCATTGACAACTCCCCGCCTGCGCCGCTCTTCACGGTCATTGCCGGTCCAAGCGCGGAGAGCCGCCAAATCGGCGAACAGCGCAAAGAACTGGCACGCCGTCACATCCTGCGAATGGAATTTTGGGATGGTTTGCTGAAGAAAGCCAGGCAAAAATCCACCTTATTTGCCAACATCTCTCCCGGCAAAGATCACTGGATCAGCACGGGTGCCGGAAAAAGCGGATTAACCTGGGCGTATGTCGTTTTGAAGGACCATGCCCGGGTAGAACTGTATATTGATACAGCGGACAGTGAAAAGAACAAACACTATTTCGATGCTCTGCTCCAGCACAAAGAGCAAATCGAAGCCAGTTTTGGCGCGCCTCTGGAATGGCAGCGTCTGGATGAGAAGCGTGCGGCGCGCATTGCTTACCTGATTCGGGGGCATGGCGGACTTCCCAACCAGGAAAACTGGGATGCGCTTCAAGACGCCATGATTGATGCGATGGTGCGCCTGGAAAATGCCCTCAAACCGCATCTTTCCCGCCTTCACTGA
- a CDS encoding DUF5131 family protein, with protein MSAKSLIEWTESTWNPLTGCNKISPGCKYCYAERLAIRLKAMGQEKYQNGFRLTLHPEVLEEPLSWHKPQIIFVNSMSDLFHENVPIEFIQRIFDVMSRAHWHTFQILTKRAERLLQLDPILEWPENVWMGVSVENENYTYRIAHLQKSRAKTKFLSLEPLLGPIPNLELEKIDWVIVGGESGPHARPIKIEWVRDIRDQCLAKNVPFFFKQWGGTNKKRTGRLLDGQIWNQMPILFSSK; from the coding sequence ATGTCTGCTAAGTCTTTGATTGAATGGACCGAATCCACTTGGAATCCTCTCACAGGCTGCAATAAGATTAGCCCAGGCTGTAAATATTGCTATGCTGAACGCCTGGCAATACGATTAAAAGCCATGGGGCAGGAGAAATACCAGAACGGATTTAGACTTACACTACATCCTGAAGTTCTTGAGGAACCCTTATCATGGCACAAACCTCAAATCATTTTTGTTAATTCCATGAGCGATTTATTTCATGAAAATGTACCTATTGAGTTTATCCAGAGAATCTTTGATGTCATGTCACGCGCTCATTGGCATACTTTCCAGATTCTAACAAAGCGTGCAGAACGACTACTGCAACTTGATCCAATTCTAGAATGGCCTGAGAACGTATGGATGGGAGTAAGTGTCGAGAACGAAAATTATACTTATCGAATTGCCCACTTACAGAAATCAAGAGCAAAAACAAAATTTCTTTCTTTAGAACCCTTACTCGGTCCCATCCCCAATCTTGAACTAGAAAAGATTGATTGGGTTATTGTTGGTGGTGAATCTGGTCCGCACGCACGTCCAATAAAAATCGAATGGGTTCGTGATATTCGCGACCAATGCTTAGCAAAAAATGTCCCTTTCTTTTTCAAACAGTGGGGCGGAACAAACAAAAAGAGAACTGGGCGGTTATTAGATGGCCAGATTTGGAATCAAATGCCCATTTTATTTTCTTCTAAGTAG
- a CDS encoding Eco57I restriction-modification methylase domain-containing protein, with protein sequence MIELPHSQTVLVGAVHVSDELTARSSKRKQYELVKRILKDSNHNAAIFAFYDRAGRFRLSLVTVSYHGTRRQFSTFRRYTFFVDPALPNKTFVQQMSRASFDKLESILQTFSLEAVSDEFYKEFESKFNEIAEKVQGTEDKDLAKDFALLFTIRTIFIGFVQKKGWLGDNPRFLQDFWSEYQSTGASNTFYKEWLEPLFFEALNSSPGQKVSYGHAPFSQKTQDILQMAPYLNGELFKRKRGVDDQGLWLPDEVIGVFFDFLFEYNFTVEENELYDEELELNPEFLGIIFERITNKEQGAVYTPRVEVDLMCRLALVKWLEQTTSIQKENLYHLFFCEAGTGQEFDEYQRQGDFSPAEIRTLIKQLESVTVCDPAAGSGAFEVGMLQVLDQVLENLYSRNNTPADLKAQAPSAFERKKAIIANSLYGVEVKRWAVWINHLRLWLTLFVDMPDKFKDSQTPLLPNLTFKVRTGDSLVQRIGSKTFPVHGHASLPPAIKRQITELKKKKRDFFYNQSNDYRPIEQEELSVFRAILDAEIESRKAEIRKLLAPKPQQNALFEIKPTQQELDLAQATKAQREALEAEIAELEAQKRNLKDERPFIWAIEFAEIFFDQGGFDIIIGNPPYVRQESISDPNGRLNPKDYKAALEEMVRLDFPEYFAKSKVQLNEFKKNRKPDGRSDLYTYFYIRSLRLLNPQGVHVFICSNSWLDVGYGGWLQEFFLRRAPLYLVIDNHAKRSFERADVNTIISVAGAPERGVPSEHAVRFVAFKRPFEEAALSDNFIAIERALDITRTEDYRVVPLSAAELLREGSEGGQTEAQDAKQYEGDKWGGKYLRAPEIYFTILEKGKGKLVRLGEIADVRFGIKTGANEFFYLTPLGPGSRPGLLRVRNDAGWEGEIEEEFLKPVIKSPRECKGVIINRDDLHYLVFLCNKSKSELLGTKALEYIKWGEESEVEIKQGRDEGKKVRGYHNISTLEGRKRWWNLGYWEPSIGILPASHNDSYRFFWNIANVLPDKRLYLLYSSPNVLSFMNSTIYQLLLEVESRTGLGEGLLDLTVYEYASSKVLLVDDAQKFLFNRPVFNIFQECGINPATSVPISMQDPSPLPDRVALDSIFFESLGLNEEERKEVYRAVCQLVWERISKAKSV encoded by the coding sequence GTGATCGAATTACCCCACTCGCAAACCGTTTTGGTGGGGGCTGTTCACGTCTCAGACGAACTTACTGCCCGCTCCAGCAAACGTAAGCAGTATGAACTGGTTAAACGCATTCTCAAGGATAGCAACCATAATGCTGCCATCTTTGCCTTTTATGATCGTGCAGGGCGCTTCCGTCTCTCTCTGGTAACTGTTTCCTATCACGGCACGCGCCGCCAGTTCAGCACTTTCCGCCGATACACCTTCTTCGTTGACCCAGCTCTGCCCAACAAGACCTTTGTTCAACAGATGAGCAGGGCAAGCTTCGACAAACTCGAAAGCATTCTGCAAACCTTCTCCCTCGAAGCGGTATCTGACGAGTTTTATAAAGAATTTGAGAGCAAATTCAATGAAATTGCGGAAAAAGTGCAGGGAACAGAGGACAAAGACCTCGCAAAGGACTTCGCCCTTCTTTTCACCATTCGCACCATCTTCATAGGATTTGTACAAAAGAAAGGCTGGTTGGGGGACAATCCGCGTTTTCTGCAGGATTTCTGGTCGGAATATCAAAGTACCGGTGCAAGCAATACTTTCTACAAAGAATGGCTGGAGCCGCTCTTTTTCGAGGCGCTGAACTCTTCTCCAGGACAAAAGGTCTCTTATGGACATGCACCGTTTTCTCAGAAGACGCAGGATATTCTGCAAATGGCGCCCTATCTGAACGGTGAACTGTTCAAGCGCAAACGGGGAGTAGATGATCAGGGTTTGTGGCTTCCGGATGAGGTGATTGGGGTGTTCTTTGATTTTCTCTTTGAGTACAACTTTACCGTTGAAGAAAACGAACTTTACGACGAAGAACTCGAACTCAATCCTGAGTTCCTGGGCATCATCTTCGAGCGCATTACCAACAAAGAACAGGGCGCGGTCTATACGCCGCGGGTTGAAGTGGACCTGATGTGCCGCCTGGCGCTGGTCAAATGGCTGGAACAAACCACCTCTATCCAAAAAGAAAATCTTTATCACCTCTTCTTCTGCGAAGCCGGAACCGGGCAGGAATTCGATGAGTACCAGCGGCAGGGCGATTTCTCCCCTGCAGAAATCCGCACCCTGATCAAACAATTGGAATCAGTCACCGTTTGTGATCCAGCCGCCGGTTCTGGAGCGTTTGAGGTTGGCATGTTACAGGTGCTCGACCAGGTACTCGAAAACCTGTACAGCCGTAACAACACTCCCGCTGATCTGAAAGCCCAAGCACCATCTGCTTTCGAGCGCAAGAAAGCCATCATTGCCAATTCGCTGTACGGCGTGGAGGTCAAACGCTGGGCAGTCTGGATTAACCACCTGCGTCTCTGGCTGACGCTGTTTGTGGATATGCCGGATAAATTCAAGGATTCCCAAACTCCCTTATTGCCTAACCTGACCTTTAAGGTGCGCACCGGTGACTCGCTGGTACAGCGCATTGGGAGTAAAACCTTCCCGGTCCACGGGCATGCCAGTTTACCGCCCGCCATCAAACGTCAGATTACCGAGTTGAAGAAAAAGAAGCGTGACTTCTTCTATAACCAGAGCAACGATTACCGTCCCATTGAGCAGGAAGAACTGAGCGTCTTTCGCGCCATCCTGGACGCGGAAATTGAGTCCCGAAAGGCAGAAATCCGCAAACTCCTGGCTCCTAAACCTCAACAGAATGCTTTATTCGAGATCAAACCCACACAACAAGAGTTGGATCTGGCACAAGCCACCAAAGCACAGCGGGAAGCCCTGGAAGCCGAGATCGCTGAACTGGAAGCCCAAAAACGCAACTTAAAAGACGAACGCCCGTTCATCTGGGCCATTGAATTTGCCGAGATTTTCTTTGACCAGGGCGGTTTTGATATCATCATCGGCAACCCGCCCTATGTGCGCCAGGAAAGCATCAGCGATCCGAATGGGCGGCTGAATCCCAAAGACTACAAAGCGGCGCTGGAAGAAATGGTGCGCCTGGATTTTCCGGAGTACTTTGCCAAATCGAAAGTGCAGTTAAACGAATTCAAGAAGAACCGCAAACCCGACGGGCGCTCCGACCTGTACACCTACTTTTATATTCGCTCTCTGCGGTTGCTCAATCCGCAGGGGGTGCACGTCTTCATCTGTTCCAATTCCTGGCTGGATGTAGGCTATGGAGGCTGGCTGCAGGAATTCTTCCTGCGCAGAGCCCCGCTCTACCTGGTGATTGACAACCATGCCAAACGTTCGTTTGAGCGCGCCGATGTGAACACCATCATCAGCGTAGCCGGGGCGCCGGAGCGCGGGGTACCCTCTGAGCATGCAGTGCGCTTCGTGGCGTTCAAACGCCCCTTTGAAGAAGCGGCGCTCTCTGACAACTTCATCGCAATTGAGCGCGCCCTTGATATTACCCGCACCGAAGACTACCGCGTGGTGCCGCTCAGCGCGGCGGAACTTCTGCGCGAAGGCTCAGAGGGCGGGCAAACGGAAGCGCAAGACGCCAAGCAATATGAAGGCGATAAGTGGGGAGGTAAGTATCTACGTGCTCCAGAAATATATTTCACCATTCTGGAGAAAGGCAAGGGGAAACTTGTGCGTTTGGGAGAGATTGCTGACGTACGTTTTGGCATCAAGACAGGAGCAAACGAGTTTTTCTATCTGACCCCCTTAGGACCGGGTTCCCGTCCGGGGTTGTTACGTGTACGGAATGATGCTGGTTGGGAAGGGGAAATAGAAGAAGAATTTTTGAAGCCTGTAATAAAGAGTCCTCGGGAGTGTAAAGGTGTGATTATTAATCGGGATGATTTACATTATCTGGTTTTCTTATGCAACAAAAGTAAGTCGGAGTTATTAGGGACAAAAGCTTTAGAATATATCAAATGGGGCGAAGAAAGCGAAGTAGAGATAAAACAAGGTAGAGACGAAGGGAAAAAAGTAAGAGGTTACCATAATATTTCAACATTAGAAGGTAGAAAACGATGGTGGAATTTAGGATATTGGGAACCATCAATAGGTATTCTGCCTGCAAGTCATAATGATTCATACAGGTTTTTTTGGAATATAGCAAATGTTTTACCGGACAAACGTTTGTATTTGCTGTATTCCAGTCCAAATGTTCTAAGCTTTATGAATTCCACAATTTATCAACTGTTGCTAGAAGTAGAATCCCGGACCGGGTTAGGTGAGGGATTACTAGACCTAACAGTCTATGAATATGCTTCATCAAAGGTGTTATTGGTGGATGATGCTCAAAAATTTCTGTTCAATCGTCCTGTTTTCAACATATTCCAAGAATGTGGCATCAATCCTGCTACGAGTGTTCCAATAAGTATGCAAGATCCCAGTCCATTACCTGACCGTGTTGCACTTGACAGCATCTTTTTTGAATCTTTAGGACTAAATGAAGAGGAACGCAAGGAAGTGTACCGCGCCGTCTGTCAACTGGTATGGGAGCGTATCAGCAAAGCCAAAAGTGTGTAA